A window of Spiroplasma syrphidicola EA-1 contains these coding sequences:
- a CDS encoding thiol peroxidase translates to MAKGTLLGNVFEKISNNHIKVGDKLSFIAEKTDLEDFDLNSLENKYKVISTIPSIDTSVCLLQTTQFNKTILEKYPDIQLITISRDLPFALNRACESFLHPQHLLLSDANYRDFGNKTKLYFDFINLLIRTVLVLDRENKVIYLQIVSPVTSEPNYQEVYDFLATIN, encoded by the coding sequence ATGGCTAAAGGCACATTATTAGGAAACGTTTTCGAAAAAATTAGTAACAACCATATTAAAGTTGGCGATAAACTATCTTTTATCGCCGAAAAAACCGATTTAGAGGACTTTGATTTAAATTCGCTTGAGAACAAATACAAAGTTATTTCAACAATCCCAAGTATCGATACTAGCGTTTGTTTATTACAAACAACGCAATTTAATAAAACAATCTTAGAGAAATACCCTGACATTCAATTAATTACAATTTCCCGTGATCTTCCATTTGCTTTAAATCGTGCTTGTGAAAGTTTTCTTCACCCGCAACATTTATTGTTAAGTGATGCAAACTATCGGGATTTTGGAAACAAAACAAAACTATACTTTGATTTTATTAATTTATTAATTCGAACTGTCCTTGTCTTAGACCGAGAAAATAAAGTAATTTATTTACAAATTGTATCACCAGTAACATCAGAGCCAAATTATCAAGAAGTATATGACTTTTTGGCAACAATTAATTAA
- a CDS encoding TlyA family RNA methyltransferase encodes MKVRLDQLMLTRNLAESREKAKAMILANNVLVNNVPALKAGELVPLDCEIKLRGLEMKYVSRAGDKLDKALIAFKIDVTNLVCLDIGSSTGGFTDCLLQHNAKLVYAVDVGTNQLVWKLRQHAQVISLEKTNFRYATPSLFSQPIEFACCDVSFISLDKILPPLKDILQPNHFAVVLIKPQFETTIEKVNQGKISDPTVHFETITKIINLALANDFSVLQLDYSPILGNKKANIEFIALLQRTANPVNHISNKMIENVINTAWKKLK; translated from the coding sequence GTGAAAGTTCGTCTAGACCAATTGATGTTAACTAGAAACCTAGCAGAATCAAGGGAAAAAGCCAAAGCCATGATTTTAGCTAATAATGTCTTAGTCAATAATGTTCCAGCATTAAAAGCCGGAGAATTAGTCCCCCTTGACTGTGAAATTAAATTACGCGGATTAGAGATGAAATATGTTTCGCGAGCAGGGGATAAATTAGATAAAGCATTAATAGCCTTTAAAATTGATGTGACAAACTTAGTTTGCTTAGACATTGGTTCTTCAACTGGGGGATTTACCGATTGCTTATTGCAACATAATGCCAAATTAGTTTATGCCGTTGATGTTGGTACAAATCAACTAGTCTGAAAACTACGCCAACACGCCCAAGTTATTAGTCTCGAAAAAACAAACTTTCGTTATGCAACTCCTAGTTTATTTTCCCAACCGATTGAATTTGCTTGCTGTGATGTTTCTTTTATTTCATTAGATAAAATCTTACCACCCTTAAAAGACATTTTACAGCCTAACCATTTTGCGGTAGTTTTAATTAAACCACAATTTGAAACAACAATTGAAAAAGTTAATCAAGGCAAGATTTCTGATCCTACTGTTCATTTTGAAACAATTACTAAAATTATTAACCTGGCTTTAGCAAATGATTTTAGTGTTTTACAATTAGATTATTCCCCAATTCTTGGCAATAAAAAAGCAAACATTGAATTTATTGCCTTACTGCAACGAACAGCTAATCCTGTCAATCATATTTCTAACAAAATGATTGAAAATGTTATCAATACAGCCTGAAAAAAATTAAAATAA
- a CDS encoding Mbov_0396 family ICE element transmembrane protein: MFSLFPLVFFFVNTIIVWFVSILNTIFGTTGVKIAETLYWAGNIHGGSGPVNDYMAPENIRDGSIIVEIFAVWFVLIAVAMLGLDLTQKIFELLFLFLISPLVMAGMVQDEEKRALTWKDMVLSKMLAASTTLFTP; the protein is encoded by the coding sequence TTGTTTTCTTTATTCCCCTTGGTTTTTTTCTTTGTAAATACAATTATTGTATGATTTGTTTCAATCCTAAATACAATTTTTGGAACAACTGGAGTTAAAATAGCGGAGACCTTATACTGAGCAGGAAATATCCATGGTGGAAGTGGACCCGTAAATGATTATATGGCTCCTGAAAATATTCGGGATGGAAGTATTATTGTTGAAATATTTGCGGTCTGATTTGTTTTGATTGCCGTTGCAATGCTAGGTTTAGATTTAACACAAAAGATATTTGAATTATTGTTCTTATTTCTTATTTCACCGCTAGTAATGGCTGGAATGGTACAAGATGAGGAGAAACGGGCTTTAACATGAAAAGACATGGTATTGTCGAAGATGTTAGCAGCATCAACAACGTTATTCACCCCTTAA
- a CDS encoding Mbov_0396 family ICE element transmembrane protein, whose protein sequence is MLEAINSLNLNLFGFVDWVQDGILKVVWNIFIWGPLGLVAVFDKVLIFLSSGIVFDLLFNSNSQFSWENIPTAFWQFEIVDVGLLVIIFISQFLTLQFKETD, encoded by the coding sequence ATGTTAGAGGCTATTAATAGTTTAAATTTAAATTTATTTGGATTTGTTGATTGAGTCCAGGACGGAATTTTAAAGGTTGTTTGAAATATTTTTATTTGAGGGCCATTAGGGTTAGTTGCTGTTTTTGATAAAGTGTTAATATTTTTATCATCAGGGATAGTATTTGATTTATTATTTAATTCAAATAGTCAATTTTCGTGAGAAAATATTCCAACAGCATTTTGACAATTTGAAATTGTGGATGTTGGGCTACTTGTTATTATTTTTATTTCACAATTTTTAACTTTGCAGTTTAAAGAAACTGATTAA
- a CDS encoding Mbov_0395 family pilin-like conjugal transfer protein, with the protein MGFLLNILADVPDFSGTTKLVVTLLNAILTPISIIAGAICVLYIVKHGLKIKKFADDPEQRNIQIFAIAWCIFGLGLCVFAPIFVNTILPELINGGGGYQPPTS; encoded by the coding sequence ATGGGATTTTTATTAAATATTTTAGCAGATGTGCCCGATTTTAGTGGCACAACAAAGCTAGTTGTTACTTTACTAAACGCTATTTTAACCCCAATTTCAATTATTGCGGGAGCGATTTGTGTTTTATATATCGTTAAACATGGCTTAAAAATTAAAAAATTTGCTGATGATCCTGAACAGAGAAACATTCAAATCTTTGCGATTGCTTGATGTATATTTGGATTAGGATTATGCGTTTTTGCCCCTATTTTTGTAAATACTATTTTACCTGAATTAATAAATGGGGGTGGGGGTTATCAACCTCCAACTAGTTAA